The proteins below are encoded in one region of Oligoflexus sp.:
- a CDS encoding pseudouridine synthase, translating into MLTEGRISINGKIVKELGTRIDPDQDQVTVDGRLVSERPPLVYWMLNKPDLCLTSRAREEGKATIYDLPSLRQVKFLLYPVGRLDYRTEGLLLLSNDGELVHRLTHPSFKVPRTYQVLVQKRLTDEEEGKLRRGVTLDDGATQGVDLQFIQTVDMGQSRGAWYMITVREGRNRLVRRLFEHLDNKVVKLLRYSYGDLHLPESLKPGEYRQLTSQEIQSLKNAVGLKD; encoded by the coding sequence ATGCTGACGGAGGGGAGAATCTCGATCAACGGCAAGATCGTGAAAGAACTCGGGACGAGGATTGATCCCGATCAGGACCAGGTGACTGTCGATGGTCGTCTGGTTTCCGAGCGTCCGCCTCTTGTTTACTGGATGCTGAACAAACCCGATCTGTGCCTGACCAGCCGTGCGCGTGAAGAAGGGAAAGCGACCATCTACGATCTGCCTTCCCTGCGTCAGGTGAAGTTTCTTCTTTACCCTGTCGGCCGCCTTGATTATCGCACGGAGGGGCTGCTGCTTCTTTCCAATGATGGTGAACTCGTCCATCGCTTGACCCATCCCAGCTTTAAAGTTCCGCGCACCTACCAGGTGTTGGTGCAGAAGCGCCTTACCGATGAAGAGGAAGGCAAGCTTCGCCGTGGCGTCACGCTTGATGATGGCGCGACGCAGGGTGTGGATCTGCAGTTTATTCAAACGGTGGACATGGGACAAAGCCGTGGCGCCTGGTATATGATCACGGTCCGTGAGGGGCGCAACCGACTGGTACGGCGTCTTTTCGAGCATTTGGATAACAAGGTCGTTAAACTTTTGCGTTACAGTTATGGCGATCTGCATTTGCCCGAGAGTCTGAAACCGGGTGAGTACCGCCAGCTCACGTCGCAGGAAATTCAATCGCTGAAGAATGCTGTTGGTTTGAAGGATTAA
- the scpB gene encoding SMC-Scp complex subunit ScpB — protein sequence MDDPKPESLFEDEDFPEDNADDQESAAASDAPELILDANPGGESKDGLMRWDEALTLEGQVEAILFAAPKPLSVTDISEILADEDGNPGDTAEIERVIQNLLRLYRERNGGFRLEHDKGVGFQFRTVPAAAPLMERMFSQRQRPLSRAALETLSIIAYRQPVTRADIEAIRGVDAGSIIKNLLDRELISCVGRKEDSGRPMMFGTSPEFLRVFRINSLDDLPPLSAFQPAPETMAEAENRLDLGEEVDVDEFMDDPESDAPTVSEGLVESADEGDFADIKVNFQVREQLEMQGDEPTAPEEQPRVGARFDAKGFDDDEPGQVDPDTEVAFPAGTGLAPRGGEDADGGENLDQRQDRERTRDED from the coding sequence ATGGATGATCCGAAGCCCGAGAGTCTTTTTGAAGACGAGGACTTCCCCGAGGATAATGCGGACGACCAGGAAAGCGCCGCGGCATCCGATGCGCCTGAGCTGATCCTGGACGCCAATCCCGGCGGGGAATCGAAGGATGGGCTCATGCGTTGGGACGAGGCTCTGACCCTGGAAGGTCAGGTCGAAGCCATACTCTTTGCAGCTCCGAAACCGCTTTCGGTCACGGATATCTCAGAAATCCTTGCGGATGAAGACGGCAATCCGGGAGACACGGCGGAAATCGAGCGCGTGATTCAAAACCTTTTGCGCCTTTATCGCGAACGCAACGGCGGTTTTCGTCTGGAACATGACAAGGGCGTCGGCTTTCAATTCCGCACCGTTCCTGCCGCCGCGCCTTTGATGGAGCGCATGTTTTCGCAAAGGCAAAGACCTTTGTCGCGTGCGGCTTTGGAAACTCTTTCCATCATTGCCTATCGGCAACCCGTGACGCGCGCGGATATCGAAGCGATCCGCGGCGTCGATGCGGGCAGTATCATCAAAAACCTTCTCGATCGCGAGCTGATCAGCTGCGTGGGCCGCAAAGAGGATTCAGGCCGGCCGATGATGTTTGGCACCAGCCCTGAATTTCTGCGGGTTTTCCGCATCAATAGCCTCGATGATCTGCCGCCGCTTTCCGCGTTCCAGCCCGCACCCGAAACCATGGCCGAAGCGGAGAACCGCCTCGATCTGGGTGAGGAGGTCGATGTCGATGAATTCATGGATGATCCTGAGTCGGACGCTCCGACCGTGTCAGAGGGACTGGTTGAAAGCGCCGACGAGGGCGATTTTGCTGACATCAAAGTCAATTTTCAGGTAAGAGAGCAGCTTGAAATGCAAGGCGACGAACCGACTGCACCAGAGGAGCAGCCGCGCGTCGGCGCCCGCTTTGATGCGAAAGGTTTTGACGACGATGAGCCAGGACAAGTTGATCCGGATACAGAAGTGGCTTTCCCAGCTGGGACTGGCCTCGCGCCGCGAGGCGGAGAGGATGCTGACGGAGGGGAGAATCTCGATCAACGGCAAGATCGTGAAAGAACTCGGGACGAGGATTGA